AGGAAAAACTCGCGATTtgcgatattaatgatcaatattgtgatgacgatataaccTGCGATACCCgaacaaatagcaaaagaacaaaattcataatttctatttcactgcaacggtataacttaaaaaagagtcaacataactttaattatactccaaatgaccctcgtctacattggaggcgagcatctaacataaaagactCCAGCCGATTGGTCAAATTGGCctaaattgatttatttggtTTGTTAAGGATTTCAAGCTGCCAGAACattgttttggcacatttatCAAAAGTTTCGCCTTCTTTTGcagtatgcatattgcacatcTTGATAGCTcaataaatttgtgatttattgtgaaGGCCTAGTACTCACTAATATAAAACATAGCAACACGGTTCTCTTTTGAAGCATAAAAACGGTTTCTGATGCATCGTCACacaattaaaaacatgattactTTGCATAATAATTTTACCCAAACTTTGTGTCCAATCTAAAttgacattttaacaacaaactgCATCCTCTGAAATTTATTTGTAtggaatacattaaaaaaaaaaatacatttttatgttaatgCTGATAGATGGATCCAGGGTAATTCAATTTCTACACGTTTTCATCCACATTTATTACACACCAGTTGTAAGATGGTCATGAATGTTGGATCGAATGTCTGGTCGTTTAattgttttgctcttttgcAAGAAACACAAAGTGGACTTAACTGAAGGGGTTTCCTTGCATAATGAGAGGAAATACTTAGTGTATTATGTGTtcttaactttaacttttaacaGCTTTGTCGATATTTAGACTGTTTTACTTTCAAACTTATgactaaaagcaaaaaaatcttCGTGATTACATAACTCCTTGAGTTGTAAAAGAAAGTACCGGAAAGTATTGCCAAAGGCTTGGTAAGGTGCACTGTAGTGCAGTTTATTGCCGTCCTAAAACCCTCTGCTGTTTATCTGCGGTGATCGTCAGATTGGAACTCTGTGctggctcctcctcctttttcttctgtgtCTTAGAGTCTCATTGATGAGTGAGTGACACAGACATGCAAACCTGGTAAAGTTGAAGGAGAATATTATCCAAATAACAGAAGAGCTGATCTGCGGTCCAACACTCACATGTGGCCGTGAGCTCTGCATTAGTGCTCATTATTTCTAATAATTGTAAGCTcaatcatttgtttgatttctaAAGTAGCTGTGGTCACATTTAGAGATGGATTGAGGATTTAAGGTCATGTTGGAATGTTTTTAGCTTTGGCCTTTGATAAGGACGCCCCATCAACGCATCCAACTTTAGGCGTTTTGGATCCTGGGCTTGCCGCTGAGAAGATTATCTCTTAGTTTTCTCCTGGATAAGATAGAGCTGGTTGGTGCTTGAGGTGTTTAGATAACTGCTAGATCTCTTGTGCTGCATcccatttgtttatttaaatgcagAGTTTTATTTGCAGGCCTTCAAGGTTGCAGAGGAGAAACTGGGAATTCCTGCACTGTTGGATGCAGAAGACATGGTCGCTCTCAAGGTTCCTGACCGCCTCAGCATCCTGACATATGTCTCACAGTACTACAACTACTTCCATGGTCGTAACCCTAGTGAGTACCTTCTGACTGTGTCCTGCCTGTGTGAGCCTGTGCAGCTCTCTCACCTCTCTGTATCCTTGTCTGTTGGTGAACAGTCGGTGGTATGGGGGCTATCAAACGCCCGGCGGACGGCCCCATGGGGGAGACGCCTGGGAAAAAGAACTCGGCAGTGGCGTCTAAAGTCTTTCCTGGATCTAAAGATGCAAGAGAAAACAGTCCTCCTCCCTTTCTAAACAGGACAAGACCTTCTCCTTCACCCAAACAAAGCCGAAATGCACTGCAGGTAAGCTTTTTGCGTTCTCTGTCAGTGCTCCCAAACCTCCGGGCCGCATAACataaacatgaacatgacttagagtttttcagtttttaataatctgattctgaaaggaagttttattttggaaaaaatatcTGATTCTCCCCGATTCATTCGACTCATTCTTGACGCGTGTCATGTTGCTCGGTCATCTGTCCAAAATCCATCCACTACTTTCTTAGAGCGGCTGCACTGACcactaaaatgaaaaaccccaagctagcaaagttaagaaaaataaaccttATTGAAAAGTTTCTTTCGGCAGAAATGTCACAgaggaaactggaaaaaaaaggatgtaacttcaaaataaagggaAGCTgcttttaacagacaaaaaccaggagtctgtACTCCAcaaatggatttattgtgacagttgacCATAATACCAAAAGAatacagaccataataataatgctaaATATTACTGTTACAAGGAAGCccctaataaagttgttcaaatggTGGGttcatgtttaatattttatttagaaaattacagttttgagacagtttatttatttattttacggTAATTTATTCGTCCCAACTTAAAAGTTagatgaggctgaagttggcgtctgattttttttttttagcttccactttgaaaATTATGGGTCTAGTGAAAATCGATATCatattttaatggttcctacacaaaatctagtgtacaataaagtttaaaccagTTGCAAATATtttagaggatgaagataaacttcaCCCTCAAAAGTGAGGGGGAACTggaagctaaaacaaaaaaaaaaaacaactgcctTCCAGTTCAGCCTCATACAGGCcagtctgtgaaaatattgtctgacattaaacggGTCCGTGGtcttaaaaaggttggggaccactccTCTCTAGATCACATTTATAGGTTAAAAAGTGAGGTAGAGTCATGCCAGTTCACCATTAACAAAATGCTGCAGATGAAAATGCATGTCCATGCTTTaggatttaaaaaagtgttttgttttcaggaTGTTAATGCTGAGAAACCATCTCAGACTGGTACACTGAGTAACAAATGTGCGTCCTGTAATACACACGTACACTTGGTGCAGCGACATCTACTGGACGGGAAGCTTTACCACAGGAACTGTGCAAGGTGAGAACACTACGGAGTGgattttgtggaaaaatgtcttttctccaccacacaaaaaatgtttataaatgaaAGGAGAATTCATAACAAACGTTTATAGCAAACGTCAAAAGAGAATGAAAGGAGAATTTATAGCAAAGGTTTTTCCATAACACGTCACTTGTTAAACTTGCTGCTTTTAGTTTACTCATCTTAGCggttacattttttaatcaatcaagAATTTTAAAATGGGTTTTACCTAGAATTTGATGTAGGTAAATAATTTATTAGATTTGTGGCAAGCACAGGGTTATGAACTGTATGATTCCATTTTCTGTTGAAGGAGCTGAAAGGCTTTAACTATTGGAATGAAAATGGTCAAATATGTTGCTAGGAtgaaatttgaaatatttttttaaacttgtttattACTCCTACTTCTGAATCTAGGTTCAACAGGAGTAAAAGGACAAGTTTGTGTTAAAACGTAACCTAAATGATTTTCTCAAAACATCTTTAAGACACTATGTAAAAGAAGGAAAATTAACTTTACATGACATGGATAACAAAACTGAGTTTTGCATTTACACATGGCTCAGTGCAGAGAAATTGTTCATGTTTTCATTcacctaaaagaaaaaatttcaGGAATTGTAATTTGAATATTTAAGTCTTAAataactcattcattcattcattcattcattcattcattcattcattcattcatcttcttccgttcattccctttcggggtcactggtcttaaataactaaatatgtaaatattttggcaaaaattttTAATAGACTATGGTAAAAATGTTCTGTCTCTTCATTGCATTTATCTATAATTTTGCTGCAAAAGGATTTTAAAGTAACTGgggaaaaaaggttgttttccaAATGCTCAATAGGGTTTTTATTAGCTTAAATGTTCACTCAGTAATAATGCTAACACAAATAcatatatttactttaaaaaatgagtTAGGTGAATGCATGATGTCAGGTAGCTGATGGAGGCATGGCTGATTTGAATGGTGGAAGTAGCAGGTAGCTTCTCTAAGTGGATTAGCTTGGTGTCATATTGTTCTTTGTCAGGCGCCACATTCTTACTCATGAAATGACTTAACCACATTTGGGGCAATTTAACTTCCAagtaaacaaagcaaaaacacatttttgactctttttttttccagataatTGTCTTCCAGATGTAGTCTACATGGGAAGAAAAGCCCCAACATAATCCAAAATTTCTGTCTTAATTCCTTCACGACTCACTACTTGGTGCTATAGATCGTGTTTGCCATTTCGTTTGgttgtccgaatctacaattccaaaatccagtgccctagaaatttcccaaaagTCTCAACGAAaagccagtgtgcatcgatgctcactagattggcgaatagaGAGCattgtgaaataaatgtattacttgtttttttgtcttttcataaATCattcaagttttcatcatcagaacacagcagattgatgcattttctttgtaaaatgttcatagtttttagttttatttgttttgttttttcagaaaatctgtgaagtcatctggtttaaaaaaacaacgtaaTGAGCGTGGTGTATGAATTGCTTTTAATGTCCAGGCCACTAGATTGTCCTGCACTTTAGGTTTTCAGTAGTTAGgaagtagggagggaattcaaGCACAGCCTAAGTCAATTCACAAGCTAGCAGCTGGAAAGCAGAAGGaattcttttgtattttaacaATAAATATCATCGGAGGATTTcagttttccttcttttttagaCTAAATCTTTAAAGGCCTTGTTAAGACTTTGGACAGATTTTAAGTTAAATGGAGCCCAACAGAGGTTCAGAATTGGTCATTGCTGTTCTTGAATGTTTTTCCTCATTgtacattttggtttcatttttgtttctcagGCAGTTATCACCAAACACAAGCTCACCTCTTCGGGATTTACCCACCAACAACTATGTTTTAAAGCCTCAACCAGATGCCAGTAAAACCAGAACAACGAGTCCTGCTCAAACACCGATCAAAGCGGGACCATCGTGGCTGACCAAACAACCTGCCACGCCTTCCAGTATTTCTTCTACTTCACCTCCTTCATCAACTGTTGCTTCTGCTGCTAAGGAAAGAATGCCACTAGTTGTGTCCAAACCCACAGTTTCACATGTCACTAGGAACACCTCCTCAATCACCACACCTGTTCCCGCTCCTCGCTCTTCAATGACTGCGGCCAAGACAAAGGAGACCAAGCTAAAGTTCCTCCAAGCTGAGAAGCCGTCTAACCCACAGGAGAAAGCAACAACAACTATCAAGTTGGACATAAATAAAGGTCACAGTGTGACGGCTAAGAAGCCAGAGTCCACGGTGGGTCAGGCTGTGACCTTATTCGTTAGTGTGAAGGATCAAAATAAGGGTGCTACTGTTGCTAAAACAACTGGTGTGGGAGAGACTGTGAGCAGCAAACAGACAGACAGCGACAGTaataagaaaaaagcttcagcagcagcttttctctcaaagaaaataacagaagaaaacaacaatgaCACTAAACCCCAGTGGATGAATGTAGCTCTCAGGAAAACTGACAAGTAAGTGAACAACCGCAGTCACTGCAAGAGAGGATCAATCCTTACATCCTACTCAAGCCTGACCTCTGCTGGTGAAAATGGTCTTCAGTGGAtttatccgatttttttttttccagacctCAGCCACAAACGGAAACAACTAAAGCAGAAACTGAGGCTCCTAGAGGGCGGATCAGGCTGAAAGCAAACCCATCACTGCTCGCTGACCTGCAGCCTTTAGACAACCCAAGTTCTGCTCCCAGTGGTAGATCTCCAGAACAGCCTTCAGACAAAGGAGGCCTGAAGTCTGGCAAAGCTTCAACTAACACTTTAGGTAAAAGACTTGTATTTTACAAAATTTCATCAACAATAATCAGAAAATGTGTGTAATAGAGTCTATTGGAAGAAAGTCACTCTATTTAATCTGtatttgccacaaaaaaagtaaactgtagtttattttatgcccataaaatatttttttctgagcaACTGAGCAGTTCCTGCTATAGAAGACAGTCCACAATATTGATTGATAGTTGTGCAAATCTATACATCTTACAGATATAGCCAAAAACCAGCAGTCTGACATGGTGTTACTGCACTCTCTGTGTCCAGTCTGTGTTTGaggagtaaaacaaaaacaatctacAACTAAATACTGCTTTTGCTTTAGGCCAATCAATCATGTCATTTAATATTTTAGTGGCATAATGAACTGTCTGAACTTCCGTGTGAAGCTAAATGAATTATAGGCTTagaatatttttcatattttagttttcaaATTGGACAGCTTTCCCCAACCTTTGAATAAGTTCTTAATTAAAAAGTAACATCTACTCGGATCAGTGCTACTGCAGTTTAACCGGCTGAGAAATGCAACAGAATCACATGACCCGCTTGTTGAGTTgagttctgtattttttttctggttaaatTGTGCAGCCTGCTAAAGTTGAAATGTATTAATGTGGTGAATTAGAAATGGttctaattttctttctttgtagtTTCAAACAATGAGTCTCCTGTAGATTGGAGGTCAAAGCTGAAGCCTGTttccaaagaaattaaagaagcaaagtaagtcttttttgtttttgttgtgttttgttgctattttgtttgtgttatgtttaattctgcTCCGAAATGCCTCTCCTTTTTCTGGCTTCCATCCTGTGGAACAGTGGCTCTTAGCAGACAGACAATGTCAGGCATTAACTGGCAGAGcggaaattttctttttaaattctgatcatccatccatccatccatccatccatccatccatccatccatccatccatccatccatccatccatccatccatccatccatccatccatccatccatccatccatccatccatccatccatccatccatccatccatccatccatccatccatccatccatccatcgttcCGGTTTTTCCTCAAATGCTGTTAGGACTGATTCAGGTTCTCCACGGTGCAACACATGCTCAATGCTCAGAGTTCCTCTCCCTATGTGACCTCTGCTCTTGTTCTTGTCAAATAAAACTAAGCTGGGAAGGGGTTGTTCATGAAAACTGGGAGATGTCTCCTAatagtttctttgttttccccctTGTCTCCTActacttcattcatttttagacCTGCCAGTATTCCAGTGTCTCCTGCTAAACCGTGGTCCAATGGAGCTGGAAAGACTACAGAACTTCCTGTTGGACCGTCTCCAACTCCTCATTCAGCCAGCTCTTCTGCAAATTCACATTCACCAAAGGGTATTTACATTTGATCATTTCAACATTCTTTGAAGAACCAAAAATCCTTCCCCTCTGTGTTCTCAGCTCTCACACTTGTGTATgctgccgtttaaaaaaaaaaatctctctttCAGTACTCGAGAAAAGCCTCAAACCGCAAAGTATAAACGGCACCAAGCCAGAGTCAAAGGGCACTAAGGTACAAATACTCAGTCTCTGCTATTCTGTGTCAATATTTAGATTGAGGCCAGTCACCAAActtcttatttttaatgtttttcttttattaattctgactttacattttaaagttttgatcTCCAATTCTCTGTTTATTAGCTTTTTTAATGAGCTGTATAAACTTGAGGAACTTTGTTTATCTTCTAATTCTGACTTGATTCCCAAGTTGAACCAAAATCACTTAAATTAGAAGCAATAACCGGTAGTCGACTCACAGCCTGCCTGTCTGGCGAGTTGTGAGCGTCTTCAGCAGAACTCTCAGCTCTAaacaggaagcagcagcagcagtggaggATGACTCCATCAGTAGACGGGTTCAAATATTTCAAAGCAAACCTTTGGAATTTACAGTTCACCCAAACAAATGTACAGAGGCAGCTGCAGA
The sequence above is a segment of the Oryzias latipes chromosome 1, ASM223467v1 genome. Coding sequences within it:
- the LOC101158422 gene encoding MICAL-like protein 2 — protein: MSAVKALQQWCRVQCEGYRDVSITNMTTSFRDGLAFCALIHKHRPELINFNSLSKEDVYENNKLAFKVAEEKLGIPALLDAEDMVALKVPDRLSILTYVSQYYNYFHGRNPIGGMGAIKRPADGPMGETPGKKNSAVASKVFPGSKDARENSPPPFLNRTRPSPSPKQSRNALQDVNAEKPSQTGTLSNKCASCNTHVHLVQRHLLDGKLYHRNCARQLSPNTSSPLRDLPTNNYVLKPQPDASKTRTTSPAQTPIKAGPSWLTKQPATPSSISSTSPPSSTVASAAKERMPLVVSKPTVSHVTRNTSSITTPVPAPRSSMTAAKTKETKLKFLQAEKPSNPQEKATTTIKLDINKGHSVTAKKPESTVGQAVTLFVSVKDQNKGATVAKTTGVGETVSSKQTDSDSNKKKASAAAFLSKKITEENNNDTKPQWMNVALRKTDKPQPQTETTKAETEAPRGRIRLKANPSLLADLQPLDNPSSAPSGRSPEQPSDKGGLKSGKASTNTLVSNNESPVDWRSKLKPVSKEIKEAKPASIPVSPAKPWSNGAGKTTELPVGPSPTPHSASSSANSHSPKVLEKSLKPQSINGTKPESKGTKTKPNYIPREEIIKELQAIEENVNELERRGVELEMKLRSEEEGADDSVMDELMEEWFSLIRNKQVAMRRESELVYIGKTQDLEEQQPSVEQQLRRLMDKPEHLKTEWDRKKEAELMEKLLEIINDRNAIVEGLDEDRLREEEEDEKLNKMMMDFNVKKEKAKKKSSRSRLFSWGNKKEG